The Comamonas endophytica sequence GGCGCTGGAGCGCAGCCAGCGGCGCGAGCGCCAGGAAGAGGAGCGCCAGCGCCTGGCGGCCACCGTGGTCGACAACACCATCGAGGGCGTGGTGGTGACCGATGCCAAAAGCACCATCCTCTCGGTCAATGCGGCCTTCACGCGCCTGATGGGCTACTCCGAGCAGGAGATACTCGGCCAGACGCCGCGCATGTTCAAGTCCGGCCTGCATGACCAGGCCTTCTACGACGCGATGTGGGAGAGCATGCGCCGCACCGGCCACTGGCAGGGCGAGATCTGGAACCGGCGCAAGGATGGCGAGGCGTTTCCCGAGCGCATGTCGCTGAGCGCGGTCCACGACGGCACCGGGCGCGTGACGCATTACGTCTGCATGTTCACCGACATCTCCGCGGAGAAGGCACAGGCGCAGCGCCTGGAATACCTGGCGCACACCGACCCCCTGACCGGGCTGAACAACCGCGCCTGGTTCTGCCACCGGCTGGAGCAGGCGCTGCAGGGCGCGGCGGCCGCGTCCAGCCCGCTGACCGTGATGCTGCTCAACATCAGGCGCTTGCGCGATTTCAACGACAGCTACGGCCATGCCGTGGGCGACCAGGTGCTGTGCCATGTCGCCGCGCGCATGCAGGAGGTGCTGCGCCCGGGCGACCTGATCGGGCGCATGGCCGGCGACGAGATCGCCGTGGCCGCGCCGGGCCTGGGCAGCGAGGTCGACGCCGCGCAGCTGGCGCGGCGGCTGATCGCGGCCGCCGCGCAGCCCTGGCACACGCCCGGCGGCATGGAGGTGGTGGCCGGCGTGAGCGTCGGCATGTGCCTCTACCCGCACCATGCGGGCACGGCCAATGCGCTGCTGCAGGGCGCGCATTCCGCGGTGCATGCCGCGCGCCAGCACAACGGGCCCGACGCCTGGTGCTTCTTCCAGGAAGCGATGACCCATTCCGCGCGCGAGCGCCTGGAGCTCGAGGCGCGGCTGCGCCAGGCATTGGCCGAGGGCCACCTGCAGCTGTACTATCAGCCGCAGGTCGATATCGCCACCGGCCGGATCACGGGCGCCGAGGCGCTGCTGCGCTGGCTCGATCCGGTCGAGGGCCTGATCTCGCCCGCGCGCTTCATTCCCGTGGCCGAGAGCTCGGGCGTGATCGGCCCGATCGGCGAGTGGGTGACGCGCGAGGCCTGCGCGCAGGGCCAGCGCTGGCGCGAGATGGGGCTGCCCGGAATCACGCTGGCGGTCAATGTCTCGCTGCACCAGTTCCTGCTCACCGACCTGGTGGGCAGCACGCAGGCGGCGCTGGCCGACGCGGGCTTCCCGGCCGAGCAGTTCGAGCTGGAGATCACCGAGAGCGCGCTGGCCCAGGAGCCCGAGCAGGCGCTGCAGGTGCTGCGGCGCCTGCGCGGCCTGGGGCTGCGGCTGGCGATCGACGACTTCGGCACGGGCTACTCCTCGCTGGCCCATCTGAAGCGCTTTCCCCTCGACGTGCTGAAGATCGACCAGGGCTTCATCCGCGACATTCCGCAAAGCGCCGACGACATGGCGATCAGCGCCGCCGTCATCGCCATGGGCCACAGCATGGGCCTGACGGTGCTGGCCGAGGGCGTGGAGACCGCCGAGCAGCTGGAGTTCCTGCGCGCGCGCGGCTGCGACCATTTCCAGGGCTATCTGTGCAGCCGGCCGCTGCCGGCCGAAGGTTTCGAGCAACTGCTGCGCAGCAGCGGCGGTGTGGCGCTGGCGGACCGGCCATGCGCGTGAACTTCGCGCTGCGCGTCGTGCTGACCGGGGCCGGGGCCTGGGCCGCGGCCGAGCTGTTCCGCTGGTGGAACACGCCGCTGCCCTGGATGCTGGGCCCTCTGATCGCCACCTCGCTGGCCTCGATGGTCGGGGCGCAGACCGCCAGCTGGGGCGTGGCGCGCAATGGCGCGCAGTGGACCATCGGCGCGGCGCTCGGGCTTTATTTCACGCCGGCCGTGACCGCGCTCGTGGCCAGCATGTGGTGGGTGATTCTTTTGAGTATTGGCTGGGCGCTGCTGCTGGGCTGGCTGCTCGGCCTGTGGCTGTACCGCGTGCACGCGCCGCGCATGCCCGGCGTGCCGGCGCAGCGCATGCGCGCCACCTGCTATTTCGCGGGAGCGATCGGCGCGGCTTCGGAAATGACGCTGCTGTCCGAGCGCGAGAAGGCGCTGACCGAGCTGGTGGCATCGAGCCACACCCTGCGGCTGGTGATCGTCACGCTGGTGATTCCCTTCGCGCTGCAGTGGAGCGGCCTGCATGGCTCCTCGGGAGAATGGGCGGCGGCGCGCGCGGTGCATGGGCCGGGGCTGGCACTGCTGGCGCTGTGCACCGGCCTGGGGGCCTGGCTGATGCTGCGCCTGGACCGCGCCAATCCCTGGTTCCTGGGCGCGCTGCTGGCCTCGATGGGCCTGGCGATGTGCGGTCTGGAGCTGTCGGCCGTGCCGCAGCCGATGATGAATGCCGCCCAGCTGCTGATCGGCGTGAGCCTGGGCGTGCGCTTCCGGCGCGACTTCCTGCGCACGGCGCCGGCCTGGCTGGGCACGGTGGCCGTGGGCACCCTGGTGTTGATGGCCCTGTGCGCGGGATTTGCGGGCGCCGTGGCCTGGGCCACCGGCCAGCCGTGGGTCACCATGGTGCTGGCGACGGCGCCTGGCGGCATTGCCGAAATGGCGATCACCGCCAAGGTGCTGCAGCTGGGGGTGCCGGTGGTGACGGCGCTGCAGGTGTGCCGGTTGATGGCGGTGCTGTTGCTGGTGGAGCCGGTTTATCGGTGGCTCCATAAAGCGGGGCGGGAGGAAAGGCTGCCGGGATAACTGTAGGGCAGGCCCTTCATCCTTCGACGAGCTCAGGACGAACGGATATGGGACCTTCATCCTTCGATCCTTCGACAAGCTCAGGATCAGGACGAACGGATTATTCATAGCGCGGCGTTGCCTGAACCGTTCGCCCTGAGCTTGTCGAAGGGTGAACGGCCTCCTTCAAAAAGGATGCGCCGCTCTCAAGCCTATCACTCGCTCAATGAACCAGCACCGGGTTCTGCGCCAGCCCCGCATAGCTGTCCAGCGTGCTCTCCACCTCTTCCTGGGTGGGCGTCTGCTGCTGCCAGCCAAGGATGATCTTCTGGAACATCTCCGCCCAGGAGCCATCGAGATAGACCTCTTTGCCCGAGCGCTTGTCGACGATTTCAAAACCGTGGCGTGGCATCTGGATCTGCGTGGTGGCAAGCTCCTCGGCGGATTCGCCCTCGTCCATGGCCGGCAGGTCGGGCCGGATATGGAGCACCGCAAAAGTGTCGGAGTCGTATAGCGTCTGCATGGTGGTCCCCCCTGGTTGCAAAGTCTGGCTGTTGACAGTCATATGGCTGCAAAACGCCAGACTTCAAGCACCGCCGGCGGGGTCGCCGGCAAAAGGCGCTTGACCTCAGTATTCCACGGAATGGATCAGCGTGTGGCCTGCCCTGTATCAGGGCGGCGCGTGCGACTGTAGGCGCAGGTCGGCAAAGTTGCCGTCGCCCTGGGTCAGCCGGATGCGCGCCGGCAGATAGCCGAGCGAGGGCGCGAGCCACAGTGCGGCCTGCTGGTCGCGCGCGTGGCGCGGCAGGCGCTCGAGGTGCAGTGCCGGCAGCCTGCCCGCGGGCAGCTCCAGGTTCTCGATGGCGTGCACGCGGAAGGTCCAGCGCTCGGCATCGTTGCTGCCCACGGTGGTGAAGCTGATCTCGCTGCCCGGCGGATAGCGCTCGGGCGCCGCGGCCAGCAGCGCCGAGAGCTGGAAGAACACGCTGAGCCGGTCCTGCGCGCCGGGGCCGATGGGCGCGGGCGTGGCGGCGGGGGTGAAGCGTGCCTGCTGCGCGGCAAAGTCCAGCTCGGCGGATTTTTCCCGGCGGCCCTGGTCGGTGAAGCGCTGCGGCACCAGGCCCGCGGCCGTGATCTGCCCGCGGCTGCCCTGCGCGCGCGTGCCGACCAGGAAAGCCTTGATCTGCTGGCGCGCCTCGTAGCTGTGGCCGTCATGCTGCCACAGCAGTTCGGCGCTGGCGCGGTAGTCGAAACGCTGGGCCCGGCCCGCCACTTCAAACGTCAGGCGTGCAGGCGGCGGCAGCTGCACTTGCGCGCCATCGAGCGGTGCCGCCTTGCCGCCGGGGGCGGCCAGCTGCACGCCTTGCAGGGTTTCAGGCGGTGGCGGGGCCTGGGCTTCGGGGGGCGCTGCCGATTGCGCTGCAGCCACCTCGCTCGTCTCGGTGGGCGCAGCGGCTTCGGTGGACAGCGCTTCCTCGGGCGGTTCGGACGCAGCCGCTTCGGGCGCAGCTGCCGATTGCGCATCCTCCGGCAGCGGTGCCGGCAGGACGGGCGCAGCGGCCGGTTCCGGAGCCGCAACCTCCGGCGGTGCGGGCGGTGCGGGCGGTGCGGGCGGTGCGGGCGGTGCCGGCGGCTGAGGGCGGGGCTTGGCTTGCGGCACAGGAGCCGGTGCAGGAGCTGGAGGCGGCGGCGGTGCTGGAAGGGATACTGGAGGCGGCGGCGCAATGCTGCGCGTCATGAACGCCGGCGCGTCTGCCTGGATCTGTTCAGGAATGGCAGACGCGCTGGACCAGGCCGGCAGTTGCCACAGCAGCCATGCATGCGCCGCCAGCACGGCGGCGGTCAGGGGCAGCAGGGCACGCGCGCGCATCCAAAGCCTTCAATGGCCGGTATGGCCCAGGCCGCTATGGCCCAGGCCATGATGGCCCAGATCTGCCGACAATTGCTGCGCCGCCATGCGCAGCCGCGCGTCGATGGCGCCGCCATAGGCCGGGTCGAAGGTGGCAGCCGAGCCCAGCGTGGTGATGCCCATCACGATATGGCCCGAGGAATCGAACACTGGCGTGCAAAACGCCACGATGCCGGGCAGCAGCGTGTCGACCACGCGCGCCGTGCCCTGGGCGCGCACTTCACCCAGCATGGCCTGCAGGCCTTCGGGCGTGAGCGGCAGGTCGCTGCGGCCGAGCTGGCGCGCGCGCCGCGTTTCTTCCTCCAGCATGGGTGCGGTGATGTCCGCGGGAAGGTGCGCCGCAAAGCAGCGGCCCGTGGCCGACGACAGCAGCGGCATCACGTCGCCCAGGCGCAGGTTGGCGGTGACCGACTGCGCCGATTCCTCCCAGTGCACGATGGTCGGCCCATGGTTGCCCCAGACCGCCAGCGCCACGGTGTGCTGCAGCGCCTCGCGCAGCGCCGGCAGGCGCTCGCGCGCCAGGCGCACCGGATCGAGCCGGGTCAGCGCCGCCAGACCCAGCTGCAGGCTGGCCGGCCCCAGATCGTAGCGCGATGTGCTTGCATCCTGCACCACCAGGCCCAGGCGCTGGAAGCTCACCAGATAGCGGTGCGCCTTGGCGGCGCTCATGCCGGCCGCGGCCGCAGCCTCCTTGAGCATCAGCGGCGCGCGCGCCTGCGCCAGCCCCTGCAGCAGCGCAAAACCCACCTCGACCGACTGTATGCCCGCGCGTTCCTTGTTCATTGCACTAAAATCCACTCGTTTTGTTTAGGTAAACTGATTTACCCTATCGTAATTCGATTGCTGCCCCTGGCAGTTCCCTTTGCCCCTTCACGTTCAGCCTCCATGAAACTCGCTACTTACAAAGACGGCTCGCGCGACGGCCAGCTGGTTGTCGTCTCCCGCGATCTGGGCCTGGCCCATTATGCGACCGGCATCGCCAGCCGCATGCAGCAGGTGCTGGACG is a genomic window containing:
- a CDS encoding putative bifunctional diguanylate cyclase/phosphodiesterase, which translates into the protein MRKQGAARQAWPYWILGLYTLTALLWLAGSGTVLAHWSQDPWQIARWKDLQGYVSIVLNALMGAWLLRRLLRSEAVRRAALERSQRRERQEEERQRLAATVVDNTIEGVVVTDAKSTILSVNAAFTRLMGYSEQEILGQTPRMFKSGLHDQAFYDAMWESMRRTGHWQGEIWNRRKDGEAFPERMSLSAVHDGTGRVTHYVCMFTDISAEKAQAQRLEYLAHTDPLTGLNNRAWFCHRLEQALQGAAAASSPLTVMLLNIRRLRDFNDSYGHAVGDQVLCHVAARMQEVLRPGDLIGRMAGDEIAVAAPGLGSEVDAAQLARRLIAAAAQPWHTPGGMEVVAGVSVGMCLYPHHAGTANALLQGAHSAVHAARQHNGPDAWCFFQEAMTHSARERLELEARLRQALAEGHLQLYYQPQVDIATGRITGAEALLRWLDPVEGLISPARFIPVAESSGVIGPIGEWVTREACAQGQRWREMGLPGITLAVNVSLHQFLLTDLVGSTQAALADAGFPAEQFELEITESALAQEPEQALQVLRRLRGLGLRLAIDDFGTGYSSLAHLKRFPLDVLKIDQGFIRDIPQSADDMAISAAVIAMGHSMGLTVLAEGVETAEQLEFLRARGCDHFQGYLCSRPLPAEGFEQLLRSSGGVALADRPCA
- a CDS encoding AbrB family transcriptional regulator; the protein is MRVNFALRVVLTGAGAWAAAELFRWWNTPLPWMLGPLIATSLASMVGAQTASWGVARNGAQWTIGAALGLYFTPAVTALVASMWWVILLSIGWALLLGWLLGLWLYRVHAPRMPGVPAQRMRATCYFAGAIGAASEMTLLSEREKALTELVASSHTLRLVIVTLVIPFALQWSGLHGSSGEWAAARAVHGPGLALLALCTGLGAWLMLRLDRANPWFLGALLASMGLAMCGLELSAVPQPMMNAAQLLIGVSLGVRFRRDFLRTAPAWLGTVAVGTLVLMALCAGFAGAVAWATGQPWVTMVLATAPGGIAEMAITAKVLQLGVPVVTALQVCRLMAVLLLVEPVYRWLHKAGREERLPG
- a CDS encoding BTH_I0359 family protein — protein: MQTLYDSDTFAVLHIRPDLPAMDEGESAEELATTQIQMPRHGFEIVDKRSGKEVYLDGSWAEMFQKIILGWQQQTPTQEEVESTLDSYAGLAQNPVLVH
- a CDS encoding DUF3108 domain-containing protein, which encodes MRARALLPLTAAVLAAHAWLLWQLPAWSSASAIPEQIQADAPAFMTRSIAPPPPVSLPAPPPPPAPAPAPVPQAKPRPQPPAPPAPPAPPAPPAPPEVAAPEPAAAPVLPAPLPEDAQSAAAPEAAASEPPEEALSTEAAAPTETSEVAAAQSAAPPEAQAPPPPETLQGVQLAAPGGKAAPLDGAQVQLPPPARLTFEVAGRAQRFDYRASAELLWQHDGHSYEARQQIKAFLVGTRAQGSRGQITAAGLVPQRFTDQGRREKSAELDFAAQQARFTPAATPAPIGPGAQDRLSVFFQLSALLAAAPERYPPGSEISFTTVGSNDAERWTFRVHAIENLELPAGRLPALHLERLPRHARDQQAALWLAPSLGYLPARIRLTQGDGNFADLRLQSHAPP
- a CDS encoding IclR family transcriptional regulator encodes the protein MNKERAGIQSVEVGFALLQGLAQARAPLMLKEAAAAAGMSAAKAHRYLVSFQRLGLVVQDASTSRYDLGPASLQLGLAALTRLDPVRLARERLPALREALQHTVALAVWGNHGPTIVHWEESAQSVTANLRLGDVMPLLSSATGRCFAAHLPADITAPMLEEETRRARQLGRSDLPLTPEGLQAMLGEVRAQGTARVVDTLLPGIVAFCTPVFDSSGHIVMGITTLGSAATFDPAYGGAIDARLRMAAQQLSADLGHHGLGHSGLGHTGH